ATGAATCAGTACAATTTCATAATCTTCACCGGGATACGGTTTTACAGTTGGGTTTGAAACAGAGGCTAATATCTCTGCCCGCCAATTTCTCCTAAAATCTTCAGCAAAATAATCTGCCTTAGTAAAATATTCTACACTTTTGCTATACTCACCTTTTAAATGATACAACATTCCGGAGTTCAGATAATACAAAAGCTTTACACGCTTCCTTTTAGCCTTTTTGTTTTTTTGATGAACCTCCAGTGCCGATGTTATCTCTCCTTTTTCAAACTTTTCCTGAAATTCAAGATTACGTTGATAATAAGAGGCACATGAAATTGTAAAAAAAAGTAAAAGTAGAAAAACAAAGCTTTTTAAAACTGCCTGTGGGTTACAATATTTTTTATACATGGATGTAAAAACCATTTTACTCGTAAACGAATAGAAAAGAATTTGAAAAAAGTCCCGGCAAATAACCGGGACTTAAATATTAATTTTCAATAAACTTCTTAATCGCTTTTTCTCCTAACCAAACGATTTCATTAGTCTCGATATCCGTCATTGACAGATTTACCTGATAAGTAACTGTTTTTCTATTTCTGTAAGAATCAACTATAGAGTTAATCGTTCCTTGCATAATATAATCTGCACCTAATTCCTTTGCCCATCTGGCTGCTGAGGACTCCGATGCAAATTCTGTCTGATCGGCTCTTTCTTCTCTTAATTCGTCTCTCGCATCTCCACCTACCACTAAGCGAATTAATCCGGAATTAATAAATGAACGCTCAATATTTCTGATAAAAGTTTCCGAAGCAATATGCTCATGGCTTCTGTTTCTTACCAAACCGACAACAATTACAGGTTCTCTGTTATTTCTGGTCTCAAATCTGGTTCTCCAGGGACGGTTTAAAGCATCATTAACCATTTCCTCAGCTACTAATCTGCTATCTGTATCATTCCAACGACCACTTAAGTCAATCGTTTCTGATGGGTCAATACGTTCAACAGTTCTGGATGTAGAACAAGAGGCAAGGATAAATACCGCTGCTAAAAGGAAAGATGCTGAAAGTAAGTTCATTTTTTTCATTGGTTAAATTTTAAATTGAAAAATAGTAATGTAATGGTTTATTAAAATAACTTTTCTAAACGAATATATACATATCTGTCTCTAATGTAAAAACCGTACCAAAAATACGTTTTTTATAAAGAAAAAAAATACAGAAAAAGTATTGCTGTGATAAATGAAAACAATTTATCATTCTATCCCAATCATGAATAGACAAAAAAAGATTAATCCAGATAAGTTTCCAGCACCTTTAATACATATTTTTCCTGAAAAGTGCTGCCTGTCCAACGATATTTAACAATCCCGTTATCCAGCAATAAAATACCGGGAAAAGACCGCGCCCCATTTATCACAAAGATGTTATTCGAATTTACTTCATATAAAGGATATTCAATACCGGCCTCTTCCATCAGAGAAATAGTATAATCAGCTTCCCCGGAACTGATTACAAAAATAGACGGTAAGTCGTTGTTTTTGTCCATTAAAGCAATCTTATGCAAAGCAATTTTGCAAAATCTGCACCCTGCCAGTAATACAGGAACAATATACTGTCCACTTTCAATATCCGGCTTCTGACTTCCGAAAAAAGGGTAGTCAACAAGGATTTCATTTTTAAAAGCATAAGGCTCAAAATCTGAAATTTGCGGATTAAAAGAATGTGCATTCACCGGATTTAAAATAAAAGGCAGAACAAATGCAGGCAGTATAGCTGAAATTGATATCCATTTAATCAGTAAAGACTGAGGTTTAAAAGGGTGCTTTTTAATCAAAAGCACTAATAATGCAACTATGAGTATGTTTTTCGAT
This Chitinophagaceae bacterium DNA region includes the following protein-coding sequences:
- a CDS encoding DoxX family protein, whose amino-acid sequence is MPFIILRILLGVFFIVSGSLKVHPIEFFEFSFVEIGISSLTFSTILARLLIGLEFLVGFFLITSFQLKKTLIFSIGLVIFLSIYIIYLAFTEGLTANCGCMGEHFQLTPLVSLSKNILIVALLVLLIKKHPFKPQSLLIKWISISAILPAFVLPFILNPVNAHSFNPQISDFEPYAFKNEILVDYPFFGSQKPDIESGQYIVPVLLAGCRFCKIALHKIALMDKNNDLPSIFVISSGEADYTISLMEEAGIEYPLYEVNSNNIFVINGARSFPGILLLDNGIVKYRWTGSTFQEKYVLKVLETYLD
- a CDS encoding penicillin-binding protein activator LpoB — its product is MKKMNLLSASFLLAAVFILASCSTSRTVERIDPSETIDLSGRWNDTDSRLVAEEMVNDALNRPWRTRFETRNNREPVIVVGLVRNRSHEHIASETFIRNIERSFINSGLIRLVVGGDARDELREERADQTEFASESSAARWAKELGADYIMQGTINSIVDSYRNRKTVTYQVNLSMTDIETNEIVWLGEKAIKKFIEN